A part of Apostichopus japonicus isolate 1M-3 chromosome 10, ASM3797524v1, whole genome shotgun sequence genomic DNA contains:
- the LOC139975096 gene encoding arylacetamide deacetylase-like has protein sequence MGTQFRLALFVLVIALLGYQLMPHVPDELEEKWKYRAMMAFMNGIGIYGQYMHSSAGGDDPSVRTIEGVKAAFRWTSEDAVMDHLGPGVTRLEGTFNGTKVYIYQPPAMSTEGLVPGFIYFHGGGLALGSAKLYDGMARKISSRLNAVVINVDYDTTPKNKFPGPLNQCYAATKWLLLHARDYGVDFRRVAVGGDSAGGYLSAAVSQLIYDDEMVPNLKLQVLIYPWTQCFDFYFPSYQEYTKTFEIGKGFVCRESMVMYCTLHAWGTARPDLVQMLMENRHIGPSFKKSTLYQETLGHDLLPAAYRVSSSYQGPTPSDQGDEEFWQKIKTIFLDPRFTPHFRHNMTGLPTAYVVTAGFDSLRDEGNIYAQQLKKAGVDVTLVHYEKAWHGSHWSAPYFIFAIGEQIHDDFLEFAKERL, from the exons ATGGGAACTCAATTCCGTCTCGCTTTGTTCGTTTTGGTCATTGCCTTGTTGGGATATCAGTTAATGCCACATGTACCAGATGAATTGGAGGAGAAGTGGAAGTACCGTGCGATGATGGCTTTTATGAACGGTATTGGTATTTAC GGCCAGTATATGCACTCGTCAGCTGGTGGTGATGACCCATCTGTAAGAACCATTGAGGGAGTAAAAGCTGCTTTTCGTTGGACATCAGAAGACGCTGTGATGGACCACCTTGGCCCAGGAGTAACAAGACTGGAGGGTACCTTCAACGGCACTAAAGTGTACATTTACCAACCACCAGCTATGTCGACGGAAGGACTGGTGCCAGGGTTCATATATTTTCATGGAGGGGGTTTAGCATTGGGCTCAGCAA AGTTATACGATGGTATGGCAAGGAAGATATCATCTCGGTTGAATGCTGTTGTTATCAATGTTGA TTATGATACCACACCAAAGAACAAGTTCCCAGGACCACTCAACCAGTGCTACGCAGCGACTAAATGGCTTCTGCTCCACGCCCGGGACTACGGGGTCGACTTCCGCCGGGTTGCCGTTGGGGGAGACAGCGCCGGTGGCTACCTTTCAGCAGCTGTCTCTCAACTCATCTATGACGATGAAATGGTACCGAATTTGAAACTTCAGGTATTGATTTATCCGTGGACCCAGTGTTTCGacttttattttccttcctacCAAGAATACACCAAGACATTTGAAATTGGTAAAGGGTTTGTGTGTCGCGAGTCGATGGTTATGTATTGTACCTTGCACGCTTGGGGTACTGCGAGGCCTGATCTAGTGCAAATGTTGATGGAAAACAGACATATTGGCCCATCATTCAAGAAGAGCACCCTCTATCAGGAAACTCTAGGTCACGATCTTCTTCCGGCTGCCTATCGGGTCAGCAGCTCTTACCAAGGTCCGACTCCATCTGATCAGGGAGATGAAGAATTTTGGCAAAAGATAAAAACTATTTTCCTGGACCCTCGTTTTACGCCTCACTTTAGGCATAATATGACTGGATTACCAACTGCTTACGTCGTTACTGCTGGTTTCGACTCTCTGCGAGATGAAGGTAATATTTATGCACAACAACTGAAGAAAGCTGGTGTTGACGTCACATTAGTTCATTATGAGAAAGCCTGGCACGGATCACATTGGTCTGCACCGTATTTTATATTTGCAATTGGCGAACAAATTCATGATGATTTTTTAGAATTTGCCAAAGAAAGATTGTAA